The stretch of DNA CTGCTATCTCACCGAGGACTCGCGGGGCTGATCCTTCTGCGCGTGGTTTCCGCCGCCCGCCCGCGCGGCCGCGAAGTCGGCGGCGGCTCGCACGAAGCCCCAGAAAAGGGGGTGTGGCCGGTGGGGGCGGCTCTTGAACTCCGGGTGGAACTGCGAGCCCACGAACCAGGGATGATCGGCAAGCTCGACTATCTCGACCAGGCCGCGATCGGGCAGGACGCCCGACACCACCAGGCCGTTGTCCTCGAGGCGGGAAAGGTAGTTGGGGTTGACCTCGTAGCGGTGCCGGTGGCGCTCCTCGACCCGCTCGGCGCCGTAGGCGCGCGCCGCGCGGGTCCCCGGCACCACGTCGCACGGGTAGGCCCCCAGGCGCATCGTGCCCCCCTTGTCGTGCACGGTGCGTTGCTCGGGGAGGATGTCGATGACCGGGTAGGGACTGCCGGGATCGAACTCGGTCGAGTTGGCCCCGTCGAGGCCGCACACATCGCGGGCGAACTCGATGACGGCCACCTGCATGCCCAGGCAGAGGCCAAGGTAGGGCACCCTGCGCTCGCGGGCGTAGCGGGCGGCCGCGATCTTGCCCTCGATGCCGCGGATGCCGAAGCCGCCGGGCACCACGATGCCGTCCACGTCGGCGAGGAACTTGTCGGCGCCTTCGGCCTCGATTTCGGCGTCGGAGTTGACCCACTTGAGTTCGACCTCGGCTGCCTCGGCGGCCCCGGCGTGGCGCAACGACTCGATCACCGACAGGTAGGCGTCGGAGAGCTTGACGTACTTGCCCACGATGGCGACCTTCACCTTGCGCGTCGGCCGCTTGTGGCCGGCCAGGAAGGCCTCCCAGCCCCCCCAGTCGCTCTGGCGGTCAGTCGGCAGCCGCAGGCGGGTCAACACCTGCTGGGCCAGGCCCTCGTCCTCGAGCATGCCGGGCACCTCGTAGATGCTCTTGGCGTCCCGCGAGTGGATCACGGCTTCCTTGTCGATGTCGCAGAACAGCGCGATCTTCTCGCGGACAGAGGCCGGCAACCGCTGCTCGCAGCGGCAGACCAGGATGTCGGGCTGGATGCCGATGCTGCGCAGTTCCTTGACCGAGTGCTGCGTGGGCTTGGTCTTGAGTTCCCCGGCGGCCTTGATCACCGGCACTAGGGTGACATGGATGTATAACACGTTGTCACGCCCGGCATCCTTGCGGAACTGGCGGATGGCCTCGAGGAACGGCAGGCCCTCGATGTCGCCCACCGTGCCGCCGATCTCGACGATGGCCACCTCGGTCTTCTGGCCGACCTGGTGGATGCGCTCCTTGATCTCGTTGGTCACGTGCGGGATGACCTGCACCGTGCCCGAGAGGTAGTCGCCGCGCCGCTCCTTCTTGATGACATTGAGGTAGATGGCGCCGGCGGTCACGCTGTTCTCGCGGGACAGGGGCTTGTCGATGAAGCGCTCGTAATGACCCAGATCCAGGTCGGTCTCGGCGCCGTCGTCGGTCACGAAGACTTCGCCGTGCTGGAAGGGGCTCATCGTGCCGGGATCGACGTTGATGTACGGATCGAGCTTGAGCACCCGCACGTCGAAGCCGCGGTTCTTGAGCAGGCGCCCGAGGGACGCCGCGACGATGCCCTTCCCGATGCTGGAAACGACGCCGCCGGTGATGAAGATGTACTTGGTGTTGCCGTGCTTCAACTAGAGGCCTCTCTGTCGCTCGATCCATTCTCTCTGAAGATGTGGACGCGCACCAGTCTGCGGGCCTCCACCTCCTCGGCCACCAGCCGCAGGCGGTCGTAGCGGACTTCCTCGCCGGGAGCGGGCGCCCGGCCGAGCTGGCCGACCACGAAGCCGCCGATCGTGTCGAACTCCTCGGTGGGCAGGGTGGCGTCGAGCAGGTCGTTGACCTCGTCGATGGGGAGCCGGCCGTCCACCACCACGGAGCCATCCGCCTGGTGCTGCACCGGCAGATCCTCTTCCACGTCGTACTCGTCCTGGATGTCGCCGACTATCTCCTCGAGGATGTCCTCGATCGTCACCAGGCCCGCGGTGCCGCCGTACTCGTCCATCACGATCGCCATGTGGATCTTCATGCGGCGCATCTCGGTGAGCAGGTCGTCGATGCGCTTGCTCTCGGGGATGTACGTGGCCGGACGCACGTAGGCGGTGGGCAGGTGGTGCGGGCGGTCGCGCTTGGTAAGCAGCAGGAGCAGGTCCTTGACGTAGAGGATGCCCACGATGTTGTCGGAGGTCTCCCGGTAAACCGGGATTCGGCTGTGGCCGCTGTCGATGGCCGTCGCGATCGCGGCGGCCAGGGTGGAGTCGGCCGGGATGCAGACCATGTCGATGCGCGGCACCATGATCTCGCGCACGGTGGTGTCGCCCAGGTCCAGCACGCCGTGGATCATCTCGTGCTCGTCGGCCTCGATGGTGCCTTCTTCCTGCCCGACGTCCACGAGCATCTTGATCTCGTCGTCGGTCACGAAGGGCGAGTGGGGGATGCTCGCAATCTTGAAGGCGCGGCTGGTGAGGCGGATGAGGTTGTTCGTGATGAAGGTGAAGAGCCCGACCAGGGGGCCCGCGAACTTGACGATGAGCGCCATCAGGCGCGAGACCCCCAGGCTGTAGCCTTCGGCGTGCGTGGCGCCGAACGTCTTGGGGCCGATCTCGCCGAACGCCACGATGACGAACGTCATGATCAGCGAAGCCCCGAGCAGGCCGGCGGGGGTCGCCATGTGGCGCGCCTCCAGCCAGTGACCCGCCATCACGGTCCAGATGGAGCTGGCGATGATGATCAGGAAATTCTCGAGGAGCAGGATGGTGCCCAGGAGGCGATCGTGCGACTCCTTGAGCTTCTGCAACGCCAACGCCCGGCGGTCGCCCTTCTCGGCCAGGTTGCGCACCCGGATGCGGTTGACCGAGAGGATGGCCGCCTCCGAACTGCTGAAAAATGCGACGCCCAGCAGCGAGGCGATCAGAAAAGCAGTCCCGGCGGGACCGCTTATAGGGCCGAGGGGTAAGGTAGCTTCCAACTTGTCTGGGCATCATACCACGGTCTCCTGATGCGACCCGGCGACCCGCGGAGTACACTTCACGGCGGAGTTCCTACAGGCGGGGAGGCAGGCGGTGCTCTGCGAGGTGGCCATCCGCGGCCGCGAGGATCTGCTCGCGGCGCGCGAGGCCGTCCGGCGCGCCGCCCGCGAGGCCGGTTGCGACCCGGTGGTCGAGACGCGCCTGGTCGCCGGCCTGTCGGACCTGGTCGAGCGGTTCTATCACGGCGCGGCCGGTCTGCTGCGGCTCCGGGCCGACGGGCGCATGCTGGAAGCCGTGCTGGAGCACGGCCACGGCTGCGAGGCGGTCGGGCCTGGCCCGCCGGACGTGACCGAGGTGCTCCTGGCGGTGGGGAGCGTGCGGTTCATGTGGGACGAAGTGGACGTCTCGCCTGGCCTCGCGGACGGGTTGCGGGTGGTGTTGCGGGCATGGCTGAGGTGAATGCGCAGGTACGGGCCGCTCCGGCATGGTCGCCCTACGAGATCGCTTACCGCCGCATCCTCTGCGCGCACCTGGAGAGCCCCCACGAGGGCTCTTTGCTCGATGCCGAGGATCTCGGCCGGAAGATGGTGGCGGCCGGTCTCGGCCCCGAGGACCTGGTGGGCCTGCATGCGGCCGCGGTGGATGCGTGCAAGCCCTCCGACCGTGGCCAGGAGACGCGCGTCCAGAAGCTCGCGCTCGAGATCCTCCTCGAGGCGATGATGGCCTTCGCGATGGCTTACTACGACCGCGCCATGGCCTCGAGTCGCGAAAAAGAGCGTCTGGTCTCTCACGCCCGGGTCCTGGAGGGCCTCAACCGCGACCTGGGAGACCTGCACCGGGAACTGGCCGAACGGCACGACGATCTCACGCGCTCCCACGACGAGTTGGGCCGCCTGGCCCAGCAGAAATCCGACCTCCTGGCCACGGTCACCCACGAGATCCGCACGCCCCTGACGTCGGTGCTGGGCTACGGCGAGTTCCTGGAAGAGGGAACTTACGGATCGCTAAACCCCGAGCAGGCCGACATCCTCCACAAGATGCTGCAGGGCGGCCGCGACGTGCTGCTGCTCGTGAACCGCATCCTCGACCTCTCGCGCATCGAGGCCGGCAAGCTCCGCCTGGATTGCCAGGCCCTGGCCATTCCGGAAGTGGTCGAGCAGGCGGTCGCGGCGGTGCAGGCGCAGGCCCTTCGCAAGCGCCTCACGGTCAGCCTGGCGGAACTCGCGCCGGA from Candidatus Tanganyikabacteria bacterium encodes:
- a CDS encoding CTP synthase codes for the protein MKHGNTKYIFITGGVVSSIGKGIVAASLGRLLKNRGFDVRVLKLDPYINVDPGTMSPFQHGEVFVTDDGAETDLDLGHYERFIDKPLSRENSVTAGAIYLNVIKKERRGDYLSGTVQVIPHVTNEIKERIHQVGQKTEVAIVEIGGTVGDIEGLPFLEAIRQFRKDAGRDNVLYIHVTLVPVIKAAGELKTKPTQHSVKELRSIGIQPDILVCRCEQRLPASVREKIALFCDIDKEAVIHSRDAKSIYEVPGMLEDEGLAQQVLTRLRLPTDRQSDWGGWEAFLAGHKRPTRKVKVAIVGKYVKLSDAYLSVIESLRHAGAAEAAEVELKWVNSDAEIEAEGADKFLADVDGIVVPGGFGIRGIEGKIAAARYARERRVPYLGLCLGMQVAVIEFARDVCGLDGANSTEFDPGSPYPVIDILPEQRTVHDKGGTMRLGAYPCDVVPGTRAARAYGAERVEERHRHRYEVNPNYLSRLEDNGLVVSGVLPDRGLVEIVELADHPWFVGSQFHPEFKSRPHRPHPLFWGFVRAAADFAAARAGGGNHAQKDQPRESSVR
- a CDS encoding HlyC/CorC family transporter, whose product is MEATLPLGPISGPAGTAFLIASLLGVAFFSSSEAAILSVNRIRVRNLAEKGDRRALALQKLKESHDRLLGTILLLENFLIIIASSIWTVMAGHWLEARHMATPAGLLGASLIMTFVIVAFGEIGPKTFGATHAEGYSLGVSRLMALIVKFAGPLVGLFTFITNNLIRLTSRAFKIASIPHSPFVTDDEIKMLVDVGQEEGTIEADEHEMIHGVLDLGDTTVREIMVPRIDMVCIPADSTLAAAIATAIDSGHSRIPVYRETSDNIVGILYVKDLLLLLTKRDRPHHLPTAYVRPATYIPESKRIDDLLTEMRRMKIHMAIVMDEYGGTAGLVTIEDILEEIVGDIQDEYDVEEDLPVQHQADGSVVVDGRLPIDEVNDLLDATLPTEEFDTIGGFVVGQLGRAPAPGEEVRYDRLRLVAEEVEARRLVRVHIFRENGSSDREASS